Proteins found in one Pseudomonadota bacterium genomic segment:
- a CDS encoding PIN domain-containing protein, which yields MKDDCFIDTNIFVYSFDLDEPEKRKKAKKIIKNTLSNDRGYISIQVIQEFYNVATKKFKLPMHILAAKEYLEKVFMQLNVVYPSYDFISTGLDIYTTTRYSFYDSLIISAALKSSCSVLLTEDMQHGQKIQNLRIENPFL from the coding sequence ATGAAAGATGACTGCTTCATTGATACCAATATCTTTGTTTACTCCTTCGACTTGGATGAACCCGAAAAGAGAAAAAAGGCGAAAAAGATAATCAAAAATACACTATCTAACGACAGGGGCTACATAAGTATTCAGGTAATTCAGGAATTCTACAACGTAGCTACCAAAAAATTCAAATTACCAATGCATATACTCGCGGCCAAGGAATATCTGGAAAAGGTTTTTATGCAGTTAAATGTTGTTTATCCCAGTTACGATTTCATTTCCACAGGCTTGGATATCTATACGACCACCAGGTATTCGTTTTATGATTCTTTAATAATCTCGGCGGCCTTGAAATCGAGTTGTTCCGTATTGTTGACTGAAGATATGCAGCATGGACAAAAAATCCAGAATCTGAGAATCGAAAACCCATTTTTATAA
- a CDS encoding thioesterase family protein, with the protein MVRIKINLPEKFIFSTEIKPRITEMNYGGHLGNDALLAIVHEARARFLTAHQWSEMDIGGCSLIMVDAALMYLAEVFYGDTLHIEVAVADMSRSGCDFVFRLATGENGREVARVKTGIVFFDYQKRKVVKMPEVFRNLITG; encoded by the coding sequence ATGGTACGAATTAAAATCAACCTGCCGGAAAAATTTATTTTTTCCACCGAAATCAAACCGCGGATTACTGAGATGAATTATGGCGGCCACCTGGGAAATGACGCCCTGCTGGCCATTGTCCATGAGGCCAGGGCCCGCTTTCTAACTGCTCATCAATGGAGTGAAATGGATATTGGCGGCTGCAGCCTGATCATGGTCGATGCCGCTCTTATGTATTTAGCAGAAGTTTTCTACGGCGACACCCTGCATATTGAAGTGGCGGTCGCAGATATGAGCCGCAGCGGCTGTGATTTTGTTTTTCGTTTAGCCACCGGCGAAAATGGCCGGGAGGTGGCCAGGGTAAAAACCGGTATCGTCTTTTTTGATTATCAGAAAAGGAAAGTGGTCAAGATGCCGGAAGTTTTCAGAAACCTGATTACCGGGTAA